Proteins encoded by one window of Lepeophtheirus salmonis chromosome 3, UVic_Lsal_1.4, whole genome shotgun sequence:
- the hh gene encoding desert hedgehog protein B, which produces MKVNNNSLLTILLLSTLAKPSKSCGPGRGGIRRRGARKLTPLVYKQHVPNFSEISLAASGLNKEAVGRSSPEFRRLVPNYNPDIYFKDDEETGADRLMTQRCKEKLNTLAISVMNQWPGIRLRVIEGWDEDKHHSHHSLHYEGRALDLTTSDRDRRKYGLLARLAVESGFDWVYYESRAHIHASCKDESANPTKNGGGCFEGTGLVMTDKGERKALNSLEIGESVLSINANGDFEFSPVIMFLHKDPNELRKFLLISTSSGHSLKVTPSHLLINSLDLNSVIFAHDLNIGDNILIQTSRANLEYSTITDISVVYEKGVFAPLTKNGNIFVNGVFASCYAVIDSQSLAHFAFMPMRVKWNVFPRAWEEIEEYHSNGIHPYADWLYHLAGYLIPWKLDTP; this is translated from the exons ATGAAGGTCAATAATAACAGTTTGTTAACTATTCTTCTGCTCTCAACTCTCGCGAAACCTAGTAAAAGCTGTGGCCCTGGAAGGGGAGGCATACGACGAAGAGGTGCACGGAAGCTCACGCCCCTCGTTTACAAGCAGCATGTTCCTAATTTCAGTGAAATTAGTCTTGCAGCCTCTGGACTGAATAAAGAGGCTGTAGGACGCTCAAGTCCAGAGTTTCGACGACTTGTTCCTAATTATAATCCTGATATCTACTTTAAGGATGACGAAGAGACGGGAGCTGACCGGCTCATGACTCAG cgcTGTAAGGAGAAGTTAAATACCCTTGCAATCAGTGTCATGAATCAATGGCCCGGCATTCGTTTAAGAGTAATTGAGGGCTGGGATGAAGATAAGCATCACTCACATCATTCCCTTCACTATGAGGGTCGTGCTCTGGATCTCACCACATCTGATCGTGATCGTCGGAAGTATGGACTCTTGGCTCGTCTTGCTGTGGAGTCTGGCTTTGACTGGGTCTATTATGAATCACGGGCACATATCCATGCCTCATGTAAAGATG AATCAGCTAATCCAACGAAAAATGGCGGTGGCTGTTTCGAAGGTACTGGACTTGTTATGACAGATAAAGGAGAGAGAAAGGCTCTCAATTCCTTAGAAATTGGCGAATCTGTACTTTCAATCAATGCGAACGGAGACTTTGAATTCTCTCCCGTCATCATGTTCCTTCACAAAGACCCCAACGAGCTAAGAAAGTTCTTATTGATTTCAACCTCATCAGGACATTCTCTCAAAGTGACTCCGAGTCACCTTCTTATCAACTCTCTAGATTTAAACAGTGTGATATTTGCACACGACTTGAACATTGGagataatattttgatacagaCCTCAAGAGCCAATCTAGAGTACTCTACCATCACGGATATCTCTGTTGTGTACGAGAAAGGCGTCTTTGCACCTCTCACAAAGAATGGAAATATATTCGTTAATGGAGTTTTCGCGAGTTGCTATGCTGTTATTGACTCTCAGTCTTTGGCTCATTTTGCATTCATGCCCATGAGGGTAAAGTGGAATGTATTTCCCCGGGCCTGGGAAGAAATCGAGGAGTATCACTCTAATGGAATTCATCCCTATGCAGACTGGCTCTATCATTTAGCAGGCTATTTGATACCATGGAAGTTAGATACACCTTAA
- the GAPcenA gene encoding rab GTPase-activating protein 1 yields the protein MRFRIERCFGMLVSPGNNVRHVDMQLLEKVVMATSASGSVIITGTWDPRESAFASLNKETTPEEPSVFMTAAADLVVSQIAEPIRFVFETRAAIYPQTERYWFYALRSLHRQYSVQLKRKSKGDDSSSSDGCAFELVDIKISEEMEVKQPSSSLTLQLANSMASYVRFPGSNNNLEEPASPVGEWGAESSGDDEPLLSGFGEVSKDCTNSELLSWSQVLQEWNSNKLPSKQLAILVKKGIPEALRGEVWQRLTQTSELQDNIVETYKILNTKDSPDEKVILRDIHRTFPAHDFFKKEGGVGQEALYRISKAYSVYDSEVGYCQGQSFLIAALLLQMPEEQAFGVLVKIMHDLGLRNIFRENFEELQMRLYQLDKLVEATLPDLWNHFAKVGLESHMYASQWFLTLFTAKFPLFLVFRVIDVFLYFGFESIFQVALGILKLSRKEMLSLDFEGLMKYFRVNIPKRYRSEDHARYLMAVAMNIKLKKLRKYENEWKTFKEAERAREDPVVRYERENKRLLSDNLRLDTENDNLARQLVSSKVLMRKEIDFLEDSKDEFEKEIRYLRQNMDEISEDKKRLEEETENLKTVLKRELEKLERDLEKKNRVVDDYKLICSQLSEKLELAQSKALDGQSSPPSCGSDSNSEDSIESTYEKRIRELELELAKTKLALVETECKNQDLTHQYNATLQDLNSNAVKSGTWLSKTITSLRETTVRGSTTAGGASSSNIKKSTSVDIIN from the exons ATGAGATTTCGTATTGAAAGATGTTTTGGTATGTTAGTGAGCCCAGGAAATAATGTTCGACATGTAGATATGCAGCTTTTAGAGAAGGTAGTTATGGCTACATCAGCCTCAGGATCTGTTATTATAACTGGTACATGGGATCCTCGAGAATCCGCGTTTGCTTCCCTGAATAAAGAAACAACACCGGAAGAGCCTTCAGTTTTTATGACTGCAGCTGCGGACCTTGTCGTTAGTCAAATTGCAGAGCCTATTCGCTTTGTTTTCGAGACTAGAGCAGCCATTTATCCCCAAACTGAAAGATATTGGTTTTACGCACTTCGCTCTTTACATCGTCAATATTCTGTTCAACTAAAGCGAAAATCGAAAGGAGATGATTCATCAAGTTCAGATGGTTGTGCCTTTGAActtgtagatataaaaatatcagagGAAATGGAAGTGAAACAGCCATCAAGTTCTCTAACTCTTCAGTTAGCCAATTCTATGGCATCTTATGTTCGTTTTCCTGGAAGCAACAATAATTTGGAAGAACCTGCGAGTCCAGTAGGAGAATGGGGAGCAGAATCTTCCGGAGACGATGAACCATTACTTTCTGGGTTTGGAGAGGTCTCGAAAGATTGTACCAACTCTGAACTTCTTTCTTGGAGTCAAGTTCTTCAAGAGTGGAATTCCAACAAACTTCCATCAAAACAATTGGCCATTTTGGTGAAGAAAGGAATCCCCGAAGCTCTAAGGGGAGAGGTATGGCAGAGACTCACGCAGACGTCAGAATTACAGGATAATATTGTCGAGACTTATAAAATACTCAATACCAAAGATTCGCCAGATGAAAAAGTCATTCTTCGAGATATCCATAGGACGTTTCCTgctcatgatttttttaaaaaagagggTGGTGTTGGTCAAGAAGCACTCTATAGAATTTCAAAAGCCTATTCAGTTTATGATTCCGAGGTTGGATATTGTCAAGGTCAAAGTTTTTTGATAGCAGCTTTATTATTGCAAATGCCGGAAGAGCAAGCCTTTGGAGTTTTAGTGAAGATAATGCACGATTTAGGACTAAGGAATATTTTTCGTGAAAATTTTGAAGAGTTACAAATGCGTTTATATCAACTGGATAAACTAGTTGAAGCCACACTCCCAGATCTCTGGAATCACTTTGCTAAAGTTGGATTGGAGTCGCATATGTATGCATCACAATGGTTTTTAACGTTATTTACTGCCAAATTTCCTCTCTTTCTTGTTTTTCGGGTTATCGATGTATTCTTATATTTTggatttgaaagtatttttcag gttGCTCTTGGTATACTAAAACTATCCCGAAAAGAAATGTTGTCCCTAGATTTTGAAGGCTTAATGAAATACTTTCGAGTGAATATTCCTAAACGTTATCGAAGTGAAGATCATGCCAGATATTTGATGGCAGTTGccatgaatattaaattaaaaaaacttagaaagtatgaaaatgaatggaaaaCTTTTAAAGAGGCAGAACGTGCGCGAGAGGATCCTGTTGTTCGATATGAAAGGGAAAATAAGCGCCTTTTAAGTGACAATCTACGACTTGATACAGAGAATGATAACTTAGCTCGGCAATTAGTTAGTTCTAAAGTACTCATGAGGAAGGAAATCGATTTTTTGGAAGATTCCAAGGatgaatttgaaaaggaaataagGTACCTTAGACAAAACATGGATGAAATCAGTGAAGATAAAAAACGTCTCGAGGAAGAGACAGAAAATCTTAAAACTGTACTCAAGAGAGAGCTAGAAAAGTTGGAAAGAGATTTAGAGAAAAAGAACAGAGTAGTTGATgactataaattaatatgttctCAGTTGAGTGAAAAACTTGAGCTTGCTCAGTCCAAGGCTTTGGATGGACAATCATCTCCTCCTTCATGTGGAAGCGATTCAAATAGTGAGGACTCAATTGAATCAACATATGAAAAACGCATTAGGGAACTCGAATTAGAATTGGCTAAGACAAAATTAGCTCTTGTAGAAACTGAGTGCAAAAATCAAGATCTCACTCATCAGTATAATGCCACGTTACAGGACTTGAATTCTAATGCAGTTAAAAGCGGAACTTGGTTGAGTAAAACGATAACTTCCTTAAGAGAAACAACTGTAAGAGGCTCTACTACTGCTGGTGGAGCTtcctcttcaaatattaaaaagtctaCTTCTGTtgacattattaattaa
- the LOC121114717 gene encoding uncharacterized protein, giving the protein MHFSPIPSNLFIFILIFSNLPQLPCQSILFDANQLEILIHQLEKLLDDQSKSFSKDVSSLSNALIQNQIQPISKIYTDILLVLKDTEVFRDRLKRYEKSIENLSYQMDSVLSNVNQLQKESKKCKRDLRFIKADSNDIKAHYEKQRKRLEVIFDAVRYQDFTCNGNLTYEKSIVNEGNGLNVTTGVFTAPYKGFYLFNFHANTITGNDALILFRRNGETFAGSYDTDNFNRNTISQSAIVLLKENDSVWIDVISGGVRSNDNIYLHFIGILLK; this is encoded by the exons atgCATTTTTCACCAATTCCGAGTAACTTattcatattcatattaatattcagCAATTTACCTCAACTTCCTTGCCAAAGTATTCTATTTGATGCCAATCAGTTGGAAATACTTATTCATCAATTAGAAAAACTTCTTGATGACCAATCCAAATCTTTTAGTAAAGACGTATCTTCCCTTTCTAATGCTCTCATACAAAATCAAATTCAGcctatttccaaaatatatacgGATATTCTTCTTGTACTgaag GACACTGAAGTTTTTCGTGATAGACTTAAGAGATATGAAAAGTCGATAGAGAACCTCTCATATCAAATGGATTCTGTGCTATCCAATGTGAATCAACTTCAAAAGGAATCAAAGAAATGTAAACGGGATCTTCGATTTATTAAAGCGGATTCAAATGATATTAAAGCCCAttatgaaaaacaaaggaaaagaCTTGAAGTTATATTTGATGCCGTGAG ATATCAGGACTTTACATGTAATGGAAATTTAACTTATGAAAAGAGTATAGTTAATGAAGGGAATGGCCTTAATGTGACTACGGGAGTATTCACTGCGCCATATAAAGGATTTTACTTGTTCAATTTTCATGCAAATACG ATAACTGGAAATGACGCACTCATCTTATTTCGACGAAATGGAGAAACATTTGCTGGTTCCTACGACACTGACAACTTTAATCGCAACACTATATCCCAATCTGCAATTGttctattaaaagaaaatgattctGTCTGGATAGATGTAATATCTGGAGGAGTAAGATCAAATGACAATATTTATCTACACTTCATAGGAATACtccttaaataa